One genomic window of Calonectris borealis chromosome 27, bCalBor7.hap1.2, whole genome shotgun sequence includes the following:
- the LOC142093445 gene encoding E3 ubiquitin-protein ligase RBBP6-like: MRASPVRSAGGRPGWEVSKSPYSASPYSTSSSTCSTSRSGSSRTRSYSPSFSPSHSRSYSRLLPYPRGGKGKRRNYRSRSRSPPYRRCHSRSRSPAFRGQSPTKQTIPQGEGGREYFNRYREVPPYDLKAYYGRSLDFRDPFEKARYREWERNYREWHGKFYKGYAVGAQPHPPVNRENFSPGRFGPPGTRQENSPYARGRREDYPAWQSPQNHNIAGNYPEKPSERESHGIKDPTKSKEKEVKNPLGDGQGNKHKKRRKRDEDEGFPNAELLAGARKPREPVPAEDVKMDSLFMVPSRDDATPVRDEPMEADSIVFKPMSEKEKKEKDKPKAKIDKTN; encoded by the exons atgagagccagtccagttcgctcagcaggtggcagaccaggctgggaagt gtccaagtctccttatagtgcttcaccttactctacaagttcgtctacctgctccacatcaagatcaggttcttcccgcactcgctcctactctccatcatttagtccttcccattctcgttcctactcgcgattgctgccgtatccaagaggaggcaaagggaagaggcgtaactatcgttctaggtcaaggtcacccccatacagaagatgccattcacggtcaaggtctccagcatttagaggccagtctcccactaaacagactatacctcaaggggaaggaggaagggagtattttaacagatacagagaagttccaccatatgatctgaaagcttactatggcagatctcttgactttagagatccatttgaaaaggcaaggtacagggaatgggaaaggaactacagagaatggcatggaaagttttacaagggctatgctgttggcgctcaacctcaccctccagtaaacagagagaacttttctccaggtaggtttggtccacctgggaccagacaagagaattcaccatatgctcggggacgtagggaggattatcctgcttggcagagcccccaaaatcacaatatagctggaaattaccctgaaaaaccttctgaaagagagagccatggcatcaaggatcctacaaaatcaaaagagaaggaggtgaaaaatccactgggagatggccaaggaaataagcataaaaagagaagaaaaagggatgaggatgaaggatttcccaatgctgagttgttagcaggtgcgagaaaaccaagagagccagttccagcagaagacgttaaaatggactccctgttcatggtcccaagcagagatgatgccacccctgtgagagatgagcctatggaagcagattctattgttttcaaaccgatgtctgaaaaggagaaaaaagagaaggataagccaaaagcaaaaattgacaagacaaa ctaa